The genomic stretch TTTAAATGTATGCATATATAATCCAATGCCGATATGTGCCtgtagtatatttatatatattcctGTACGTTAGTGAGACTGTATATTGTAAAGTACTCATAGTATTCCATATTTTcattatattgtatattatgtaGATACTCTAGTGATATATGTCCTTTCCATTTTAGATACTTGCCGCTTATATTTGTGTCTCATTGtatcttttaaatatgtttaactCGTGACAACAAATGCTTGACAACACTGCTGCTGTGAATTAAATAATATTCAAATCTGGGACGAATAAAGCGTTGAATGTGTGAAAGCTGACTTGAATATGTAAAGCACATTGAGGGCTCTCAAAGACTGGacaagcgctatataaatgcaGTCCACTTAAAATGTCACTCTTGAAATAGGTGAATATTCATGCatcttacatttaaaatatagtctgttaaataaaaaaagccaAGTAAGGATTTGATCATTTTTAATCTATGAATCATCCCACTGGAGCTGGACTTCAGACTGTGAtgtcagcagtgtgtgtgtgtgtgtgtgtgtgtgtgtggtttgctgCATGAAGTCTGTATTTAAGGAGGTGTTGTTGCAGACTAACTTCACTTCCTCAGCTGAGCAGCAGACCAGCTGCTCCCTCCAGAACTAACTATGGCCAGCACACATGCCCCAAATGGTTTGATTGCTCTTATTGTATATCAGTTACTGATTGAACGCTGCAGCTGATCTGATACTTACTGCAGTTTCACACCGGAGTGAACACTGATGAGAGGTTAAACTCAAGATCATCGCTTTAAAGTATTGTATACATTTGTTTTCTGATTTAAGATCTAGTTAAAGGTATGTTTCAAatgtcaacaacaaaaaaagagcACAAACAATTGTCTTCATACAATAGAAGTAATTGTTCTATTCATGATCTGTGATATTTCTCCTGTTTACTTTTCAGCAAGTCCTTTATTAAAACCAGTCTAATCGGTATAGGCTCTGTCAGCATTAAAAGCCTGTTTTATTTCTCTATTCACATCAAATCTGAAATCATTCCAACAGCATCAAAACACTTTTTACTCGAATCAATGCAAAAATGCTCCTGAGGGTTCCTCCTAGCTCCTCACCAAAGGATTGCAGTCCCTTTTCCATTTACTGTTTTTTAGAATGAAATATGAATGATCGTATGTGCCTTTTTAACTTCAAACCTTTAGTCATCAGACGCCGGGAAACATGCAGAGCTTAGCCTTTGGCTCAAAGCCCCACCTTCCTGCTTCCACTAGGAGAAACAGATCCTTTGATAACGTACGAACTGGATAGTATCAGAGGAACAAGTGTACCATACGTTGGTGGAAGCATCGGCTTAAAGCCTCCACTGTCAGTCGTTATTCAGTATTTTACTGATTTTATTTATAACGCCACTAAACTCCTTCTTTTGGTAATGTTTAGATTGAGAGACCCCAGGGACAAATTACATATTctacatttaagaacaaataataatattaaggGCTAGCCAAATGATGCAACTTACAGTCTTAAATGTTTTTAACGGACCAACAGTCACCTGTACAAATAGGAGAAAACAGAACAGCTTCTTCCCACTTGCCATTGTTATCATTAACTTAAGATATGAGTACTAAAAGCACTTAAAATATATGTTGTGTTTTCCCCATCAGAATCGAACACACACAATAACGCTGAGCTCCGGATTGTGATGGTGGGGAAGACCGGAGTTGGGAAGAGCACCACAGGAAACACCATTCTGGGAGAAAAGCACTTTCCATCAGAGTACTCTGCTGATTCAGTTACCTGTGCGAAGGCCTTTGGTGAAGTGGAGGAACAGAGAGTTGCTGTCATTGACACTCCGGGTCTGTTTGACACCAGGTTTGATGAAGAGAAGACCAGAGGCAGTATTAACCAGAGCATTAAATATGCTTCTCCTGGACCCCACGTCTTCCTGGTCGTCATCAGACTGGGCAGATTCAAAGATGAAGAAAGGCAGACAGTGCAGAAGATTCAGGAAGTATTTGGAAAAGATGCAGACAGATACAGCATGGTTCTCTTTACCCACGGTGATCTGCTCAAAGGGAAACCTATCGAAGAGGTCCTGAAGAAAAGTGAAGATCTGCAGGAACTTGTGGGGAAATGTCACGGCCAGTACCACGTCTTCAATAATGAGGAGGAGGATCGTTCTCAGGTCAGAGGGCTGCTCGGCAAGATCAGAAACATAGCAGAGAAGAACGGAGGAAGCCATTACACCAATGACATGTTCCAGAAGGCAGAGAGGTTCATAGAGGCGGAAACACGGAGAATCCTTACAAAGAGAGAAGAGGAAATATGCAAACGGATGGAGGCACTGGAAAACAAAATAGCAAAATTGTACGAGGATAGAATGAAGGAGTTGAAAGCTGATAAGGAGAAGTTCTATGAGATAATAGAAGGTCGTGATAGGGAGATTAAGGAGGAAAAAAGGAGAATTAGAAAAGAGGACGAAGAAAAGGCCAGAAGAGAGACTGAGAagtcatttatttttaaaagaataacTAACGTCAGCTGGTTTGCACGAGAGAGCCTCTGACCTTCTGCTGCTGGACTGCAGCAGATCTACCAAACCTTTGACTGTCTGATTCTTTGCACATCTTTATCCTCACTTTTTGGATGTTCTTGTTTAGAGTGACTTAAAGTAATATTGGTTAATCAAGTTGTGTTAATAACCTTGTGGGATTTTCAAGTAAAAAGGTATTTAAGTGGTGTCTAACTAAttggtattaaaggtggggtaggtacatttgagaaaccggctcgaggtacacttgttgttatattccatggaatgctcttaacatcccgatagcaatgaatatctgaagtgctttcacAACAAATCCATTAATAAATatcatctctggaagccgtggcgctgtaaaaagcacgaccaatcatctgagccggcccggctaaagtaactggatggcctacctgcctgtcagccttccatctgtgcataaacttatctcgtgccctcagtggtcatgtgcgcgtccgtgtgtgttggaagaggggctctgtaaggaagtggcagatattttccggttgtgtattttcaaattctagcgcacttgagctggtttctccaaaatgacctaccccacctttaactgaatGATGTGTGTTGTCATGTTTTATTTGGCACACATAAGACTACATACAACCCTTGGTAATGGACCGGAAgatgtaaaataaatatgaGAATAAATGATGACCTTGGAGTGAAGTCCTAAATCATAAGGAATATTTGTCACATTGTAACGAGAATATAGAATAAAGGCATACATTATAAACCCTGTATATTTGTGAACCATTTCTCAAAATAAAACCATCCCACCCATTTGGATTGGGAGAACCGAAAACAACTGCACATTGTCCTCTCCTGCTTTTAGGTAAGACTGCACAACTGCCTCACACTCAGTTAGCGCCACGCCTCATGACAGACACTAGAATCTGGATCACTTAAGCAAATGGAGTAAATTGTACTTTAAAACAGCTGGTTCATTAAACCAGGTTCACCAGAAGTTAGTAGAAGTCAGACCTTGCTGATCCAGCTTGATCCAAGCTCCTGATAGGTCAATTAGTAGGTGTGATTAATAGCCAGAAATAAACTCACGTCATAAAACATAAACATGTCATGTTGCCAACAGACTAAAAATCAGTTATCTACACATGTGGTTTaaggcaggggttcccaacctttattgtgccaaggaccggcagatacattaaaaaatatcgcggaccggttgtcaattttaactgattttaatatttactcaccagcaggtagtaacagaggctaattgtagCCTATgtacagggccggccctcggcataggtaatataggcgaatgctaagggacCCATAGGGGTCgccgaaaaaaaaaaagttagaaattaaaaaaatatatttttttaaatttcataacaacacGATTTcctgattttggatcaacaaagtacatcttattatcttatactaacagaactacgaatatattgcgtacagcgcccataaactatggcaccccccccccccccaaatcaagttgaactgccccagtcccagtaaaaaccagaggtttatgtgaaattgttctttctttgaaataatggttttagtgtgcaattataggttttaatgttgtatttgtattcatttgaaataaatcaaactcccaaaaaacgtacacagcttctgtgtgcttttattaacattggaatttactgtgtaagcggccgcgaggGGGAGAGCGTTAGAGAgatctctcctgaaagactgagaggctctgataacctcagctcagtgaggtaaaggcacacctttatatgatcattatagttataaaaaaataagagaacaggtgaaaaacaggtataaaatactgacagtacaaaaaagttgttattaataaacaagaatagagtttgaaaggggagtgatttgtaaaatatccataaagaaaaagaaaatctgcttacagttctgtttcatatgggtgttgagagatgtatccatagatctcctaatgttgctctcaaagtgcaccagattgatgctttcaacttcaatattaaaaaaaagctaaaatcttgcctagggcggcaaattggtcagggccggccctgcctatgtaacagcctgaacaaatactagaacaatccaaaacatattaacaaggtttaaaaaagaaccggtgtcgttttttgatttttcggaaaaacggaaaaccaaaaaaccgacgctattcagtttttaaaccaaaacgggaaaacagataaatcaacgttttggatttgtttgtatgatttacggataatccagtgaTGGGAAAGCGAGGAGAAGGCGTATTAtgaaggaggtgtgtgtgtgtgtgcgtgcgtgtgtgactggcatttgttttcaggagatattatgatagtgacgttcgttccggtgcacgtccgacagcatttagcactacatcgagattaagattaaactaatttattttgggaacacACGCATACAGGCTACTtatggagttagccagatgtgtgtaaattactgttcatggtcatttgaaaacaaatgccggtgtcggacTGTAACttccacacttattgtttttacttatttatttttaattgaatcatttcggacttttgttgccgtcagttatggggagagtaggggctcagaaaactgaaatctggattgtttcatcgttttttctttctaattttGTGTTccttctaaaccacacactgttatttactcaacaataagacacaaatatccttgtgtttatttatttgtttgattgtataatgtcggagttttggagtccgtcaggaccgagggtcggagctgCTCATAGTTGCTTTCGAGAATTTTACttccggaagtaagtattctctccgctttgctagacaaaccccgtgattagtcctcctgctctgtgattggatgtttgagtggcAGAGCGCCACGGTTACGCCGAGCAGCATGACAGTTGTACATTTATGGAGTGATGTtgatttgtaaatcatttagtataatcacacaaattctgtgttttatatttaataattctgtgtccTTTATTTTTggatgttcaatacctgacaaggtcggagatgaaaacttgggtcgcaggttcctcaacagtgcattacaagacatctatcaatatgtgtgtacctcaggggcggcgggtgctgtaggctagggaaggcttcccaaatatttgtgtcactgcatcctggtaaaataaaaatataatgtttgtgtctttgacattagcgctgctatgctgCCACcagtaaactgtactacgaagccagttcaacagaccctggatatgtttgagttatcttaactaaccctaacaaacgagatctcactaagcggtcctacgacgccgGTTATCAACtcgcgtcatacttcattaatgaaaagtaaactaatattagacaaatatgaactttaaacatccatgacttaaacatataatccaggatacaagccacatagttgcacctgcaaggagaatacagaacaactggttaaaaaataaaataacta from Pseudochaenichthys georgianus unplaced genomic scaffold, fPseGeo1.2 scaffold_676_arrow_ctg1, whole genome shotgun sequence encodes the following:
- the LOC117443752 gene encoding GTPase IMAP family member 4-like, which produces MASTHAPNESNTHNNAELRIVMVGKTGVGKSTTGNTILGEKHFPSEYSADSVTCAKAFGEVEEQRVAVIDTPGLFDTRFDEEKTRGSINQSIKYASPGPHVFLVVIRLGRFKDEERQTVQKIQEVFGKDADRYSMVLFTHGDLLKGKPIEEVLKKSEDLQELVGKCHGQYHVFNNEEEDRSQVRGLLGKIRNIAEKNGGSHYTNDMFQKAERFIEAETRRILTKREEEICKRMEALENKIAKLYEDRMKELKADKEKFYEIIEGRDREIKEEKRRIRKEDEEKARRETEKSFIFKRITNVSWFARESL